The following are encoded in a window of Algiphilus aromaticivorans DG1253 genomic DNA:
- the ppsA gene encoding phosphoenolpyruvate synthase, producing MNTQATGEATVVWFENLGMNDVDRVGGKNASLGEMTQHLAAAGVNVPGGFATTAAAYREFLAHEGLADRINTQLSALDINDVTELARVGKAIREEVIAAPFPANLEAEIRSSYEKMMEAAGAPITVAVRSSATAEDLPDASFAGQQETFLNINGIDNVLLAIKEVFASLFNDRAISYRVHHGFAHEEVALSAGVQRMVRSDAGASGVMFTMDTESGFRDAVFITASYGLGEAVVQGAVNPDEFYVYKPGLKAKRPAVLRRGLGTKAKKMIYAESRDVGKTVEFVDVPESERQRFCLSDADAEQLARFAVIIEEHYGRPMDIEWGKDGFDGGLYILQARPETVQSRASTNVLRRYKLKDKGKVVATGRAIGQKIGAGKVKILDRIEQMDKVNKGDVLVTDMTDPDWEPVMKRASAIVTNRGGRTCHAAIIARELGIPAVVGCGDATKVLRNITEATVSCAEGDTGNIYEGHVDFAVDEIPLDDMPDLPVKIMMNVGNPDQAFDFSALPHKGVGLARLEFIINKQIGIHPQALLAYDEQPDDIKRQIAPIIAAYEDPVEYFVQRLAEGVATIAAAFAPEPVIVRMSDFKTNEYANLIGGQQYEPHEENPMLGFRGASRYISDVFRPCFDLECRAMRYVRDEMGLDNVQLMIPFVRTLDEAEAVTRILAENGLERGKNGLKVIMMCELPSNAVLADEFLKYFDGFSIGSNDMTQLTLGLDRDSGLIAHLFDERNEAVKRMLSMAITACREQGKYVGICGQGPSDYPELSRWLLDQGIESMSLNPDTVVETWLFLAGKSH from the coding sequence ATGAACACCCAAGCAACGGGCGAAGCAACGGTAGTCTGGTTCGAAAACCTGGGCATGAACGACGTCGATCGCGTGGGCGGCAAGAACGCCTCCCTCGGCGAAATGACCCAGCATCTCGCCGCCGCGGGCGTCAACGTGCCGGGCGGCTTCGCGACCACCGCAGCCGCCTACCGCGAGTTTCTCGCGCACGAGGGCCTGGCCGATCGCATCAACACGCAGCTTTCGGCGCTAGACATCAATGACGTCACCGAGCTTGCGCGCGTCGGCAAGGCCATCCGCGAGGAGGTGATCGCCGCGCCCTTCCCCGCCAACCTCGAAGCCGAGATCCGCAGCAGCTACGAGAAGATGATGGAAGCCGCCGGCGCGCCCATCACCGTCGCCGTGCGCTCCTCGGCCACCGCCGAGGACCTGCCCGACGCATCATTCGCTGGCCAGCAGGAAACCTTCCTCAACATCAATGGCATAGACAACGTTCTTCTAGCCATCAAGGAAGTGTTCGCCAGCCTCTTCAACGACCGCGCCATCTCCTATCGCGTGCATCACGGCTTCGCGCACGAAGAGGTGGCGCTGTCGGCCGGCGTGCAGCGCATGGTGCGCTCCGACGCTGGAGCATCGGGCGTCATGTTCACCATGGACACCGAGTCGGGCTTTCGAGACGCGGTCTTCATTACGGCCAGCTACGGCCTCGGCGAGGCCGTCGTGCAGGGTGCGGTCAACCCGGACGAGTTCTACGTCTACAAGCCTGGCCTGAAGGCCAAGCGCCCGGCCGTACTGCGGCGCGGACTCGGCACCAAGGCCAAGAAGATGATTTACGCCGAGTCGCGCGACGTCGGCAAGACCGTCGAATTCGTCGACGTGCCGGAATCCGAACGCCAGCGCTTCTGCCTGAGCGACGCCGACGCCGAGCAGCTGGCGCGCTTCGCGGTCATCATCGAGGAGCACTACGGGCGCCCCATGGATATCGAATGGGGCAAGGACGGCTTCGACGGCGGCCTCTACATCCTGCAGGCGCGCCCCGAGACCGTGCAGTCGCGCGCCTCCACCAATGTCCTGCGTCGCTACAAGCTGAAGGACAAGGGCAAGGTCGTGGCCACCGGCCGCGCCATCGGCCAGAAGATCGGCGCCGGCAAGGTCAAGATTCTTGATCGCATCGAGCAGATGGACAAGGTCAACAAGGGCGACGTGCTGGTCACGGACATGACCGACCCGGACTGGGAGCCGGTCATGAAGCGCGCCTCCGCCATCGTGACCAACCGCGGCGGCCGCACCTGCCATGCCGCGATCATCGCGCGCGAGCTGGGCATTCCGGCAGTGGTCGGCTGCGGCGACGCCACCAAGGTGTTGCGCAACATCACCGAGGCCACCGTCAGCTGCGCCGAGGGCGACACCGGCAACATCTACGAGGGCCACGTCGACTTCGCGGTGGACGAGATCCCGCTCGACGACATGCCGGACCTGCCCGTCAAGATCATGATGAACGTCGGCAACCCCGACCAGGCTTTCGACTTCTCGGCGCTGCCGCACAAGGGCGTCGGGCTGGCGCGGCTCGAGTTCATCATCAACAAGCAGATCGGCATCCATCCGCAGGCGCTGCTCGCCTACGACGAGCAGCCCGATGACATCAAGCGCCAGATCGCCCCCATCATCGCCGCCTACGAGGATCCGGTCGAATACTTCGTGCAGCGTCTGGCCGAGGGCGTCGCCACCATCGCCGCCGCCTTCGCTCCGGAGCCGGTGATCGTGCGCATGTCGGACTTCAAGACCAACGAGTACGCCAATCTCATCGGCGGCCAGCAGTACGAGCCGCACGAGGAGAACCCGATGCTCGGCTTCCGCGGTGCGTCGCGCTACATCTCGGATGTATTCCGCCCCTGCTTCGATCTCGAATGCCGTGCCATGCGCTACGTGCGCGACGAGATGGGTCTGGACAACGTCCAGCTGATGATCCCCTTCGTGCGCACGCTGGACGAGGCCGAGGCCGTCACGCGCATCCTCGCCGAGAACGGCTTGGAGCGCGGCAAGAACGGCCTCAAGGTCATCATGATGTGCGAGCTGCCCTCCAACGCCGTGCTCGCGGACGAGTTCCTCAAGTACTTCGACGGCTTCTCGATCGGCTCCAACGACATGACCCAGTTGACGCTGGGCCTGGACCGCGACTCGGGACTGATCGCGCATCTCTTCGACGAGCGCAACGAGGCCGTCAAGCGCATGCTGAGCATGGCCATCACCGCCTGCCGCGAGCAGGGCAAGTACGTCGGCATCTGCGGCCAGGGCCCCTCTGACTACCCGGAGCTGTCGCGCTGGCTGCTCGACCAGGGCATCGAGTCGATGTCGCTCAACCCGGATACCGTGGTCGAGACTTGGCTCTTCCTGGCCGGCAAGTCGCACTAG
- a CDS encoding DMT family transporter, translating into MQPREDDLRRGALFAVAAAASFAVVGACIKGASLSMPNEVVVFFRNAVALVALLPWILRVRLRGLVTHHLRDHMLRAGFGLAAMYCFFYALQHLQLAEAVLLNYSTPLFIPFIAWLWIRETPAPIIIPVTLLGFVGIALIINPGGENLLRWPALIGAISGLLAATAMVSIRRISRVETTPRIVFYFSLLSTMISAVPMLWAWQTPTPVVLAMMVTAGLMALLGQLCLTQAYSLAPAARVGTITYVSVIFAAGIGWLIWDETPTTLAALGAVLVITACILASWQRKPRAAT; encoded by the coding sequence ATGCAGCCGCGAGAGGATGATCTGCGACGCGGGGCGCTTTTCGCCGTGGCTGCGGCGGCCTCCTTCGCCGTCGTGGGCGCGTGCATCAAGGGCGCAAGCCTCAGCATGCCGAACGAGGTCGTGGTTTTCTTCCGCAACGCCGTGGCGCTGGTGGCGCTTCTGCCCTGGATCCTGCGCGTTCGCCTGCGCGGCCTGGTGACGCACCATTTGCGCGACCACATGCTGCGGGCGGGCTTCGGCCTGGCCGCCATGTACTGCTTCTTCTACGCGCTGCAGCACCTTCAGTTGGCGGAAGCGGTGCTGCTGAACTACAGCACGCCCTTGTTCATCCCCTTCATTGCCTGGCTCTGGATCCGCGAGACGCCGGCGCCGATCATCATCCCGGTGACGCTGCTGGGCTTTGTCGGCATCGCGCTCATCATCAATCCGGGGGGCGAGAATCTGCTGCGCTGGCCGGCACTCATCGGGGCGATATCGGGCCTGCTCGCTGCCACGGCGATGGTTTCCATCCGGCGCATCTCGCGCGTGGAGACAACCCCGCGCATCGTCTTCTACTTCAGCCTGTTGAGCACGATGATCTCCGCCGTGCCCATGCTCTGGGCCTGGCAGACACCGACACCGGTGGTGCTGGCGATGATGGTGACCGCCGGGCTGATGGCGCTGCTCGGACAACTCTGCCTGACGCAGGCCTACTCGCTGGCGCCGGCGGCGCGCGTCGGCACGATTACCTATGTCTCGGTGATCTTCGCTGCCGGCATCGGCTGGCTGATCTGGGACGAGACCCCCACGACCCTCGCCGCGCTGGGTGCCGTGCTCGTCATCACCGCCTGCATCCTGGCCAGCTGGCAGCGCAAGCCGCGAGCCGCCACCTGA
- a CDS encoding competence/damage-inducible protein A — MSAKQRVGLLIVGDEILSGKRQDRHLPEIVRLLAARGIDLAWAHIVGDEEAAIAQVLQRATADGDVVLCCGGIGATPDDVTRQAAALAAGCALRRHDEGEALLRAKFGDAAATPERLRMVEFPEGAELIPNPVNDVPGFSLGTYYFVPGFPEMAWPMLEWVIDQRLTPLHNAEPAREYRLRVVGTAGESDLLHLMESLLAAHSAIRLSSLPTRGSKPGERHIELGVRGPASDAATAYRELLAGLCESHPELRIDELAPPPE, encoded by the coding sequence GTGAGTGCCAAGCAGCGTGTCGGCCTGCTGATCGTCGGCGACGAAATCCTTTCCGGCAAGCGCCAGGACCGCCACCTGCCGGAAATCGTGCGGCTGCTCGCCGCGCGCGGCATCGATCTTGCCTGGGCGCACATCGTCGGCGACGAGGAGGCCGCCATCGCGCAGGTGTTGCAGCGCGCGACCGCGGACGGTGACGTCGTGCTCTGCTGTGGCGGCATCGGTGCGACACCGGACGACGTCACCCGCCAGGCTGCCGCGCTGGCCGCCGGCTGCGCGCTACGCCGCCATGACGAAGGCGAGGCACTGCTGCGCGCCAAGTTCGGCGACGCCGCGGCCACGCCTGAGCGCCTGCGCATGGTCGAGTTCCCTGAGGGTGCCGAGCTGATCCCGAACCCGGTGAACGACGTGCCGGGCTTCTCGCTCGGCACGTACTATTTCGTTCCCGGCTTTCCGGAAATGGCTTGGCCGATGCTGGAGTGGGTGATCGATCAGCGGCTGACGCCGTTGCACAACGCCGAACCGGCGCGCGAGTACCGCCTGCGGGTCGTGGGTACTGCCGGCGAAAGCGACCTCCTGCATCTGATGGAGTCCCTGCTGGCGGCGCATTCCGCCATCCGCCTGTCGAGCCTGCCGACGCGCGGGAGCAAGCCGGGCGAGCGCCATATCGAACTCGGGGTGCGCGGCCCGGCCAGCGACGCGGCCACGGCCTACCGCGAGCTTCTGGCAGGGCTGTGCGAGTCCCACCCGGAGCTGCGCATCGACGAGCTGGCGCCGCCGCCGGAATAG
- the icd gene encoding isocitrate dehydrogenase (NADP(+)), translating to MPRHIKVPESGEKIRVENDNLVVPDQPILGYVEGDGIGPDITRACLRIWDAAVEKAYGGKRKIHWCEIFLGEKAAGIYDGDYFPQESLEAFQDLTVSIKGPLTTPVGGGFRSLNVALRQDLDLYACVRPVRHYAGVPSPLKHPGKVDVVIFRENTEDVYCGIEFKAGSDENAKLAKFLREELDANFFDNAGLGIKPISEFGSKRLVRKAIQYAIDHGRESVTLVHKGNIMKFTEGAFRNWGYEVAREEFGDVTITEEELYNEYKGKQPEGKIVVKDRIADIMFQMMLLRPEEFDVLATMNLNGDYLSDAVAAEVGGVGIAPGANMSDHVAVFEATHGTAPKYAGLDKVNPGSLLFSGVMMLEYLGWQEAADLITLAYPEVITDGVVTYDFARQIPGATEVKTSEFADALIERMSGGVDLEAKRQQQQDLLAKERRQREIRRLLEPMEEMVATGKVPTAVADLMTRSLITVRDEETVEAAMHVMADNSVNALVVEPDSDGQWGILTKRDIITKIVNGSRNPASTRVAEIATRPLVSVPIETTVREAANILSEKHFSRLTIEQGGRVVGMVSEDDIFETVEKFGWTAE from the coding sequence ATGCCGCGTCACATCAAAGTGCCCGAATCGGGCGAGAAGATCCGCGTCGAGAACGATAATCTCGTCGTCCCGGATCAGCCCATCCTCGGTTACGTCGAGGGCGACGGCATCGGCCCGGACATCACGCGGGCCTGCCTGCGCATCTGGGACGCGGCGGTGGAGAAGGCCTACGGTGGCAAGCGCAAGATCCACTGGTGCGAGATTTTCCTCGGCGAGAAGGCGGCAGGCATCTACGACGGCGACTACTTCCCGCAGGAATCGCTGGAGGCCTTCCAGGACCTGACCGTCTCGATCAAGGGGCCCCTGACCACGCCGGTCGGTGGCGGCTTCCGCAGTCTCAACGTCGCGCTGCGCCAGGATCTCGATCTCTATGCCTGCGTGCGGCCGGTGCGGCACTACGCCGGCGTGCCCAGCCCGCTGAAGCACCCGGGCAAGGTCGATGTCGTGATCTTCCGTGAGAACACCGAGGACGTTTACTGCGGCATCGAGTTCAAGGCCGGCAGCGACGAGAACGCCAAGCTGGCCAAGTTCCTGCGCGAGGAGCTGGACGCGAACTTCTTCGACAACGCCGGTCTGGGCATCAAGCCCATCTCCGAGTTCGGCAGCAAGCGCCTGGTGCGCAAGGCCATCCAGTACGCGATCGACCACGGCCGCGAATCGGTGACCCTGGTGCACAAGGGCAACATCATGAAGTTCACCGAGGGCGCCTTCCGAAACTGGGGCTACGAAGTTGCGCGCGAGGAGTTCGGTGACGTCACCATCACCGAGGAAGAACTCTACAACGAGTACAAGGGCAAGCAGCCCGAAGGCAAGATTGTGGTCAAGGACCGCATCGCCGACATCATGTTCCAGATGATGCTGCTGCGGCCCGAGGAATTCGACGTGCTGGCGACGATGAATCTCAACGGCGACTATCTGTCCGACGCCGTGGCGGCCGAAGTCGGTGGTGTCGGCATTGCCCCGGGCGCCAACATGTCCGATCACGTCGCGGTCTTCGAGGCCACGCACGGCACCGCGCCCAAGTACGCCGGTCTGGACAAGGTCAACCCCGGCTCGCTGCTGTTCTCCGGCGTCATGATGCTGGAGTACCTTGGCTGGCAGGAGGCTGCCGACCTCATCACGCTGGCCTATCCCGAGGTCATCACCGACGGTGTGGTCACCTACGATTTCGCGCGCCAGATTCCGGGCGCCACCGAGGTCAAGACCAGCGAGTTCGCCGATGCGCTCATCGAGCGCATGAGCGGCGGCGTCGATCTGGAGGCCAAGCGCCAGCAGCAGCAGGACCTGCTCGCCAAGGAGCGCCGCCAGCGGGAGATCCGCCGCCTGCTCGAGCCCATGGAGGAGATGGTCGCCACCGGCAAGGTGCCGACGGCCGTCGCCGACCTCATGACGCGTTCGCTGATTACCGTGCGCGACGAGGAGACCGTCGAGGCCGCGATGCACGTCATGGCCGACAACAGCGTCAACGCACTGGTCGTCGAGCCGGACAGCGACGGGCAGTGGGGCATCCTCACCAAGCGCGACATCATCACCAAGATCGTCAACGGCAGTCGCAATCCGGCGTCGACGCGCGTCGCCGAGATCGCCACGCGGCCGCTGGTTTCGGTCCCGATCGAGACCACCGTGCGCGAAGCCGCCAATATCCTCTCCGAGAAACACTTCTCGCGTCTGACCATCGAGCAGGGCGGCCGTGTCGTCGGCATGGTCAGCGAGGACGACATCTTCGAGACGGTGGAGAAGTTCGGCTGGACCGCCGAATAA
- the grxD gene encoding Grx4 family monothiol glutaredoxin, translated as MDAIERIRKQVTDNPVILYMKGSPDFPQCGFSARAVQALKACGVPFAFVNIYENEDIYRALPGYANWPTFPQLYVKGELVGGCDITLDLYEQGELERMLREAAKTDN; from the coding sequence ATGGACGCCATTGAACGTATCCGCAAACAGGTCACTGATAATCCGGTGATCCTTTACATGAAGGGCTCGCCCGATTTCCCGCAATGCGGCTTTTCGGCGCGCGCCGTGCAGGCGTTGAAGGCCTGCGGTGTGCCCTTCGCCTTCGTCAATATCTACGAGAACGAAGACATCTATCGCGCCCTGCCGGGTTACGCGAACTGGCCGACCTTTCCGCAGCTCTACGTCAAGGGCGAGCTGGTCGGCGGCTGCGACATCACGCTCGACCTCTACGAGCAGGGCGAACTGGAACGCATGCTTCGCGAAGCGGCAAAGACCGACAACTAG